One genomic window of Anaerohalosphaeraceae bacterium includes the following:
- a CDS encoding alpha/beta hydrolase, whose protein sequence is MKRIILWTCLTVLGLVPLISCRQQTKPSKGVIVLVHGAWGGGWGFRQMEELLQAKGYQVYRPTLTGQGERVHLAGEQISLETHIQDIVNVIVFEDLKDIVLLGHSYGGMVISGVADRIPERISRLIYLDAVLPEDGENLLDHPAFAANKAQLLAAARGGFIYPMWVKEDQSPPKDVPHPLKTLTDPIVLNNPKRLEIPADYILTIDPGTAEQLDTFYPYAQRAAQYKWPVHRMEADHNPQRSKPKELAELLDQILQSRPVKQPRPS, encoded by the coding sequence ATGAAAAGGATTATCCTTTGGACATGTCTGACGGTATTGGGACTCGTGCCGCTCATCAGCTGCCGGCAGCAAACGAAGCCTTCTAAAGGCGTGATTGTCCTGGTTCACGGAGCCTGGGGCGGCGGCTGGGGATTTCGTCAAATGGAGGAACTGCTGCAGGCCAAAGGGTATCAGGTTTATCGGCCCACCCTGACCGGACAGGGAGAGCGGGTCCATCTGGCCGGCGAGCAAATCAGCCTGGAAACCCACATTCAGGATATTGTGAATGTGATTGTGTTCGAGGACCTGAAGGATATTGTACTCCTCGGCCACAGTTACGGCGGAATGGTCATCTCCGGTGTTGCTGACCGGATTCCGGAGCGAATCAGCCGGCTGATTTATCTGGATGCCGTTCTCCCGGAGGACGGAGAGAATCTGCTGGACCATCCGGCCTTTGCCGCCAACAAGGCACAGCTGCTGGCCGCAGCACGCGGCGGATTCATCTATCCGATGTGGGTCAAAGAGGACCAAAGTCCGCCCAAGGATGTCCCGCATCCCTTAAAGACCCTCACCGACCCCATCGTCCTGAACAACCCGAAACGTCTGGAGATTCCGGCTGATTATATTCTGACGATTGACCCGGGTACGGCCGAACAGCTGGATACATTTTATCCATACGCTCAGCGGGCGGCCCAGTACAAATGGCCGGTGCACCGAATGGAGGCCGACCACAACCCCCAGCGGTCCAAACCCAAGGAGCTGGCCGAGCTTCTGGACCAAATCCTCCAAAGCCGCCCGGTCAAACAACCACGCCCTTCTTGA
- the fucU gene encoding L-fucose mutarotase, with the protein MLKGIPAILSPELLKVLMEMGHGDELVLADGNFPACSNARRLIRADGLMIPPLLEAVLKFFPLDQYVQRPAVLMQVVPGDPTRPTIWEEYRKIIRASGEKFTDFEQIERHAFYERARNAFAIVATSEPALYANLILKKGVVV; encoded by the coding sequence ATGCTCAAGGGAATTCCGGCGATTCTTTCGCCCGAGCTGCTGAAGGTTCTGATGGAGATGGGCCACGGGGATGAACTGGTGCTGGCGGACGGCAACTTTCCGGCCTGTTCCAATGCCCGCCGTCTCATCCGGGCCGACGGCCTGATGATTCCGCCGCTGCTGGAGGCCGTTTTGAAATTCTTTCCGCTGGACCAGTATGTCCAGCGTCCGGCTGTGCTGATGCAGGTGGTGCCCGGCGACCCGACTCGCCCGACGATTTGGGAGGAATACCGGAAAATCATTCGGGCCAGCGGCGAGAAGTTTACTGATTTTGAGCAAATCGAGCGGCACGCGTTCTATGAACGTGCCCGAAATGCCTTTGCGATTGTAGCCACCAGCGAGCCGGCCCTTTATGCCAACCTGATTCTCAAGAAGGGCGTGGTTGTTTGA
- a CDS encoding lamin tail domain-containing protein — protein MKKHICFVLFLPSFAVCNFIAYNDCIRGTDDTTAPNVTNWTIYNGFTSQTSGYLIDFATGLQTPVRVAFRWNASAGLAVSETSGSAEGESQPRPGTPAYDVFGGIVDFSNRLIYYGSSGWWVEIEFTGLNPQKNYTFVTTAIRGYLYPERLTLFTLSGHISAVNNSSDGVYLKSGDQTVLQAGGNHLSTTGYVVRWDQIRVADRGDGTGSFIVRAQAYGSDYRAYPFGGFMLAEQGNTAPRVNAGTDKTIRRPREYLILNGSVSDDGYGNPDGYLQFAWSQISGPSDAVFVSSPNQPQVAVRFPTAGIYELQLRASDGELEAADTVVITVEEPLCPLGDVNGDCRVNLADLSDWAAGWLTESEPNQFDLDGSGRADLSDLYFLASSWLEERLGSVQVMILPPEAVSAGAQWRLDGGTWLSSQAVLSSVPQGPHTIEFSALSGWFSPPPHEIFVSEGQLTAFSAEYTHPPKVLVLNEFMAVNSNVSDLRPLPAVNLYTQVNGQPAYEDWIEIRNLSDQTVSLEGWYLTDSQNHLTKWRFPTGVSIGPWGYLLVYASNKDEAKYGYPFVDDWGNLHTNFELSMDGEFLALVRPDGQWIEDSFETYPPQRGLVSYGIGSDGQVGYLISPTRGAANTGIYEGVVGDTRFSVKRGFFDAPFTVQLFCPTPDAVIRYTTDTTEPTETNGQIYNPANPIQITKTTCLRAAAFKTGWLPSNVDTQTYLFLDNVLTQAANPSTGAQVVPDGYPITWPGGSYSGSVTGDYQVDPDIASPSGQFGALYAATLKDDLKAIPSVSLVVPIAQLFGSGTGIYINQSQDGTERAGSVEWLDPQGIESFHTNCGVRMQGGVSGGGTTLNRWKSYKLSFRLTFRGVYGGRLEYPLFGPSAADWFDTVILDSRPQNSWVHADATQRLRGEYVRDQAASNTQLAMGGYACHGRPVHLYLNGLYWGLYWLHERPDDSFAAAYLGGEKDDYDVLKHDYTNIVSGSNEDYIALFALSPTSPDYLTAFENLKQKLDVADFIDYLLANFYLGNGDWDHKNWYATRNRFDPAGRWRWHMWDGEHVMDDGTFTVVDATTKNTAMAPTGLHQKWIVNPEYRILFADRVHKHFFHNGALTPENFAALFTNLTTWIDRAIVGESARWGDNRRPATPYTRNTEWLNECNRLLTNFIPTRRDVVLAQFTSKNPPWYPTIAAPEFFVNGVLQYGGRADSGAVLTMSAGENTIWYTLDGADPRLTGGAVNTASAAVYTTPLTLSRTVCVKARARTSVGLWSALAEAVFEVGPVPGSIVINELLAHSHNQAPDWIELYNTTAQPISIGGWFLSDSSTNLMKYQIPNGTVLEPYGYAVFYENQHFGSAFALSENGETVYLTSGDGTCQASQSFDASLTGISFGRYLKTDGDMDFVAMSTPTPGGPNAYPLVGPIVISEIQYNPAPDNTGDEYIELVNISSEPVVLQDWVDTETAPGAIIQELVPWAFTEGIDFPFPLNTEIPAGGVLIIAKNPSALRAYYGSQIPADVPILGPFENDTSLSNGGEKVRLCRPGEQPFGKNRFWIRVDQVAYDDDFPWPNQPDGGGAALQRISLSAYGNDPANWTAGAPSPGVY, from the coding sequence GTGAAAAAGCACATCTGTTTTGTCCTGTTTCTGCCATCTTTTGCTGTTTGTAATTTTATTGCCTACAATGACTGCATTCGGGGAACGGATGATACAACAGCCCCCAATGTCACAAACTGGACTATTTATAACGGGTTTACATCCCAAACCTCCGGCTATTTGATTGATTTTGCGACCGGTCTTCAGACCCCCGTCAGGGTTGCTTTTCGATGGAATGCATCAGCCGGACTGGCTGTCAGTGAAACCAGCGGCTCTGCCGAGGGGGAAAGTCAGCCGCGGCCAGGGACGCCGGCTTATGACGTGTTCGGCGGGATTGTCGATTTTTCGAATCGGCTGATTTATTACGGCAGCAGCGGCTGGTGGGTTGAAATTGAGTTTACCGGTCTGAACCCTCAAAAAAACTATACATTTGTTACAACGGCGATTCGGGGGTATCTCTATCCGGAACGTCTGACCCTTTTTACCCTTTCCGGACATATCAGTGCCGTCAATAACAGTTCAGACGGCGTTTATTTGAAAAGCGGGGACCAAACCGTTTTGCAGGCCGGCGGCAATCACTTGAGCACTACCGGATATGTCGTGCGTTGGGACCAAATTCGCGTAGCCGACCGGGGCGATGGAACGGGAAGTTTCATAGTGCGGGCTCAGGCCTACGGCAGCGACTATCGGGCGTATCCGTTCGGCGGGTTTATGCTCGCCGAGCAGGGCAACACGGCTCCCAGAGTGAATGCCGGAACAGACAAAACCATCCGGCGCCCGCGTGAGTATCTGATCTTAAACGGCTCTGTATCTGACGACGGGTATGGAAATCCCGACGGCTATCTGCAATTCGCCTGGTCGCAGATTTCCGGACCGTCGGATGCGGTGTTTGTTTCGTCTCCCAATCAGCCGCAGGTCGCGGTGCGTTTTCCGACAGCCGGCATCTACGAGCTGCAGTTGCGGGCGAGCGATGGCGAACTGGAAGCGGCCGATACAGTGGTTATCACGGTGGAAGAGCCGCTCTGTCCTTTGGGGGATGTGAATGGGGATTGTCGGGTGAATCTGGCGGACCTGAGCGACTGGGCCGCCGGCTGGCTGACTGAAAGTGAACCGAATCAATTCGATTTGGACGGCAGCGGTCGGGCGGATTTGTCAGACCTTTATTTTCTGGCCTCTTCCTGGCTGGAGGAGCGGCTGGGGTCGGTTCAGGTGATGATTCTGCCTCCAGAAGCTGTTTCGGCCGGGGCTCAGTGGCGGCTGGACGGGGGAACCTGGCTGTCTTCCCAGGCCGTTCTATCCTCGGTGCCGCAGGGGCCTCATACCATTGAGTTTTCGGCGCTTTCGGGCTGGTTTTCTCCGCCGCCTCATGAGATTTTTGTTTCCGAGGGTCAGTTGACCGCTTTTTCGGCGGAATACACCCATCCGCCGAAGGTACTGGTGCTCAATGAATTTATGGCCGTCAACTCCAATGTCAGCGATTTGCGTCCGCTGCCGGCCGTCAATCTCTACACGCAGGTCAATGGCCAGCCCGCTTACGAAGACTGGATTGAAATCCGCAATCTGTCCGACCAGACCGTTTCGCTGGAAGGATGGTATCTGACCGACAGCCAAAACCATCTGACCAAATGGCGGTTTCCAACCGGCGTTTCCATCGGTCCCTGGGGCTATTTGCTGGTTTACGCATCCAACAAGGACGAAGCGAAATACGGCTATCCTTTTGTGGACGACTGGGGGAACCTGCATACCAATTTTGAATTGTCGATGGATGGGGAGTTTCTGGCCCTGGTTCGTCCCGATGGACAATGGATAGAGGACTCTTTTGAGACCTATCCGCCTCAACGGGGTCTGGTCTCGTACGGAATCGGCTCCGACGGGCAAGTCGGTTATCTGATCTCGCCGACACGAGGGGCTGCCAATACGGGGATTTATGAAGGAGTTGTCGGCGACACCCGTTTCAGTGTGAAACGAGGATTTTTTGATGCCCCGTTTACGGTTCAGCTTTTCTGCCCCACGCCGGATGCCGTTATTCGCTATACAACGGATACGACGGAGCCTACAGAAACAAACGGTCAAATCTACAATCCGGCCAATCCGATTCAAATCACCAAAACAACGTGTCTGCGTGCGGCGGCCTTCAAAACCGGCTGGCTGCCTTCGAATGTGGATACGCAGACCTATTTGTTTTTGGATAATGTTCTTACGCAGGCAGCCAATCCATCCACCGGAGCCCAGGTGGTGCCGGATGGGTATCCGATAACCTGGCCCGGCGGTTCCTACAGCGGTTCCGTTACAGGGGATTATCAGGTGGACCCGGATATTGCCTCGCCAAGCGGGCAGTTCGGGGCTTTGTATGCAGCGACGCTCAAAGACGACCTGAAGGCGATTCCGTCGGTTTCACTGGTGGTGCCGATAGCCCAGCTTTTCGGCTCCGGCACCGGAATCTATATCAATCAGAGTCAGGACGGAACGGAACGGGCCGGCTCCGTCGAATGGCTGGACCCGCAGGGCATCGAGTCCTTCCACACCAACTGCGGAGTTCGGATGCAGGGCGGCGTCAGCGGCGGCGGCACGACCCTGAACCGGTGGAAGAGTTATAAATTATCCTTCCGGCTGACCTTCCGCGGGGTTTACGGCGGCCGGCTCGAATACCCCTTGTTCGGACCCAGTGCAGCGGACTGGTTTGATACGGTTATTTTGGATTCACGTCCTCAAAACAGCTGGGTTCACGCGGATGCAACCCAGCGTCTGCGTGGGGAGTATGTGCGCGACCAGGCGGCGTCGAATACGCAGTTGGCAATGGGCGGCTATGCCTGTCACGGCAGACCCGTGCATCTGTATCTGAACGGCTTGTATTGGGGGCTGTACTGGCTGCACGAGCGGCCGGATGATTCTTTTGCAGCGGCCTATCTGGGCGGCGAGAAGGATGATTATGATGTGCTCAAACATGATTACACCAACATTGTCAGCGGCAGCAATGAGGATTATATTGCTCTGTTTGCTCTTTCTCCCACCAGCCCGGATTATCTGACGGCGTTCGAAAATCTCAAGCAGAAATTGGATGTTGCCGACTTTATTGATTACCTGCTGGCCAACTTCTATCTGGGCAACGGCGACTGGGACCACAAGAACTGGTATGCGACGCGGAATCGGTTTGACCCAGCCGGGCGCTGGCGCTGGCATATGTGGGACGGCGAACATGTGATGGATGACGGCACGTTTACCGTAGTCGATGCCACCACAAAGAACACGGCGATGGCGCCGACCGGACTTCATCAGAAGTGGATTGTCAATCCCGAATATCGAATCCTTTTTGCAGACCGGGTTCACAAACATTTCTTCCACAACGGAGCGTTGACGCCGGAGAATTTTGCGGCTCTCTTTACAAACTTAACCACCTGGATTGACCGGGCGATTGTCGGTGAATCCGCCCGCTGGGGCGACAACCGGCGGCCGGCGACTCCTTATACCCGAAATACGGAATGGCTGAACGAGTGCAATCGGCTCTTAACGAATTTCATCCCGACCCGGCGAGATGTTGTGCTGGCCCAGTTTACCTCGAAAAATCCGCCGTGGTATCCGACGATTGCGGCTCCGGAGTTTTTTGTGAACGGTGTTCTGCAGTACGGCGGACGGGCTGACAGCGGAGCCGTTCTGACAATGTCCGCCGGCGAAAATACAATCTGGTACACCCTTGACGGCGCCGATCCTCGCTTGACCGGCGGAGCGGTGAATACCGCTTCGGCAGCGGTTTATACCACACCGCTGACCCTGTCCAGGACCGTTTGTGTCAAAGCGCGTGCCCGAACCAGTGTGGGACTGTGGAGTGCTTTGGCGGAGGCCGTCTTTGAAGTCGGTCCAGTGCCCGGCAGCATTGTTATCAATGAGCTGCTGGCTCATTCTCATAATCAGGCACCGGATTGGATTGAGCTGTACAACACAACCGCACAGCCGATTTCCATCGGCGGATGGTTCCTCAGCGACAGCAGCACCAACCTGATGAAATACCAAATTCCGAATGGGACAGTCCTTGAGCCATACGGCTATGCGGTTTTTTATGAAAATCAGCATTTTGGTTCGGCCTTCGCCCTGAGCGAAAACGGCGAAACCGTTTATTTGACCTCCGGCGACGGCACCTGCCAGGCTTCTCAGTCATTTGATGCTTCGCTGACCGGTATTTCGTTCGGACGCTATCTAAAAACAGACGGTGATATGGATTTTGTGGCGATGAGCACTCCAACCCCCGGCGGCCCCAACGCGTATCCGCTGGTTGGGCCGATTGTGATTTCGGAAATCCAGTACAATCCCGCTCCCGACAATACGGGGGATGAGTATATCGAGCTGGTCAACATCTCTTCTGAACCGGTTGTCCTGCAGGACTGGGTTGATACGGAAACAGCGCCCGGCGCTATTATTCAGGAATTGGTTCCGTGGGCCTTTACGGAAGGAATTGACTTTCCTTTCCCGCTGAACACGGAAATTCCCGCCGGGGGTGTCTTGATTATTGCCAAAAATCCATCTGCTCTGCGGGCCTATTACGGTTCACAGATTCCGGCAGATGTTCCCATTCTGGGGCCGTTTGAGAATGATACGTCTTTGAGCAACGGCGGCGAGAAAGTCCGGCTCTGTCGGCCCGGGGAACAGCCCTTCGGGAAAAACCGTTTCTGGATTCGCGTCGACCAGGTTGCCTACGATGATGATTTTCCTTGGCCGAATCAGCCGGATGGAGGCGGGGCAGCTCTGCAGCGGATTTCTCTTTCCGCCTATGGAAACGACCCGGCCAACTGGACCGCCGGGGCCCCTTCGCCGGGAGTGTACTAA
- a CDS encoding transglutaminase-like domain-containing protein, with the protein MAIFLEGKKVGHSIRTRQTENGRVISTEEMTFIVYRGAQMTRLYTKETHIETADGNPLGFEMIQDIGGGMQKRSGVIRPDGQMDVTLEIAGTQQTLVLAYPQGALMTEGMRRLQKQKGLAEGTEFEAVIFRPDMLETTGGVLSMTVKSGPKKEIDLLGKKIQAYETETLLRVPLPFGNQVQTIRTVNYCDDELESLKILVPFGDKTLELVSCEKELALRPEDIFDFLSLITVSSPVPLPPAGTASAIAYEITVLSPEGIKIPSDNNQVVESLGEKRLLLTVRPAVPPSDIPFPYTGSDPEILDALKTTEYLQSKDPKIVEMARTAVGNTTDAAKAARQIESFVSGYIKKQDYSVGYATAREVAESRQGDCSEHAVLTAALCRAVGIPARVVSGLVYTENLAGQKNVFGGHAWVEAYIGGVWVGLDATRAPQGYGPGHIVLAKGNGNPTDFLNLTTVFGSFKIDKVTVLPTLPAQTPKTQESSASVSQ; encoded by the coding sequence ATGGCCATTTTTTTGGAGGGCAAAAAAGTCGGGCATTCCATTCGCACCCGTCAGACAGAAAACGGTCGAGTCATTTCAACTGAGGAGATGACCTTTATTGTCTATCGCGGCGCCCAAATGACCCGTCTGTACACCAAGGAAACCCATATCGAAACCGCCGACGGAAACCCCCTCGGGTTTGAAATGATTCAGGATATCGGCGGAGGCATGCAGAAGCGAAGCGGGGTCATCCGTCCCGACGGACAAATGGATGTAACCCTCGAAATCGCCGGGACCCAACAAACCCTTGTACTGGCCTATCCGCAGGGTGCTTTGATGACCGAAGGGATGCGGCGTCTCCAGAAACAAAAAGGACTGGCGGAGGGAACAGAATTTGAAGCCGTTATCTTTCGCCCTGACATGCTCGAGACCACCGGCGGCGTGCTGTCAATGACCGTCAAAAGCGGCCCCAAAAAAGAAATTGATTTGCTCGGCAAAAAAATCCAGGCCTACGAAACCGAAACTCTTCTGCGCGTCCCCCTCCCCTTTGGGAACCAGGTTCAGACCATTCGAACGGTCAATTACTGCGATGATGAGCTGGAATCGCTGAAGATTCTGGTTCCTTTCGGTGACAAAACTCTCGAACTGGTCTCCTGCGAGAAAGAACTGGCTTTAAGGCCGGAGGATATCTTTGATTTCCTTTCTCTAATAACCGTGTCCAGTCCGGTTCCTTTGCCGCCGGCAGGGACCGCATCAGCGATTGCATACGAAATCACCGTTCTGTCGCCGGAGGGAATTAAGATTCCTTCTGACAACAATCAGGTTGTTGAATCCCTTGGAGAGAAACGTCTTTTATTAACGGTTCGCCCGGCCGTTCCGCCTTCCGACATACCCTTCCCTTATACGGGCAGCGACCCGGAGATTCTGGACGCCCTCAAAACCACAGAGTATCTTCAAAGCAAAGATCCGAAAATCGTTGAAATGGCCCGGACCGCTGTAGGCAACACGACAGATGCCGCCAAAGCCGCGCGGCAAATCGAGTCCTTTGTCAGCGGATACATTAAAAAGCAGGATTATTCCGTCGGATACGCCACCGCTCGCGAAGTCGCCGAAAGCCGTCAGGGAGACTGCAGCGAACACGCCGTTCTGACCGCCGCCCTCTGCCGGGCCGTGGGGATTCCCGCCCGAGTCGTCAGCGGACTGGTCTATACAGAAAATCTGGCCGGTCAGAAGAACGTCTTCGGGGGACACGCATGGGTAGAGGCCTATATCGGGGGAGTATGGGTGGGGCTGGATGCGACCCGCGCCCCGCAAGGGTATGGTCCCGGTCATATTGTGCTGGCAAAAGGCAACGGCAACCCGACCGATTTTCTGAATCTGACGACCGTCTTTGGAAGCTTTAAAATCGACAAAGTAACCGTGCTTCCAACCCTGCCGGCCCAAACGCCAAAAACGCAGGAATCTTCCGCATCCGTTTCCCAATAA
- a CDS encoding UDP-N-acetylmuramoyl-L-alanyl-D-glutamate--2,6-diaminopimelate ligase, producing the protein MTLTELLARVSGSRLIHVRNDSRQVQPGDVFVAVRGAHVDGHSFISQAVQQGAKYIVAERPEVLPSSVELILVQDSSAALGQLAQASYGNPNSRLTNLAVTGTNGKSTIGYLVRSVLNTAGLPCGLIGTIQYDLIGEILDSPLTTPDPLTVAQAAAKMVEHGGRFMMIEASSHALDQNRLAGISFSAAAFTNLTGDHLDYHKTMEAYLAAKTKLFTGLPIHALAVLNADSDASVQIAAKINRRILWYSTHKEADITAEIESMDAVGSEFYLVFRNIKEKVQTPLPGLHNISNHLAAAGLCFAVGLDVSTVAAGLSALQAVPGRLEPILCGQAQEAGIRVFVDYAHTDDALRNVLTTLRPLCRGRLVVVFGCGGDRDKTKRPRMAQVAQALADWVIVTSDNPRTEEPNSIIQDIVKGFTQTFRTQSVVIEPDRRKAIRLAIHEAKEGDIVLIAGKGHENYQIIGTQKSHFSDQEEALRALSEL; encoded by the coding sequence ATGACCTTGACGGAGTTGCTGGCTCGGGTAAGCGGTTCTCGTTTAATCCATGTGCGAAATGACTCTCGGCAGGTGCAGCCGGGGGATGTGTTTGTTGCGGTGCGCGGTGCCCATGTGGACGGTCATTCTTTTATTTCTCAAGCCGTTCAGCAAGGGGCTAAATATATTGTGGCTGAACGTCCTGAGGTCTTGCCGTCTTCGGTGGAATTGATTTTGGTTCAGGACAGCTCGGCGGCGCTCGGTCAGTTGGCCCAGGCCTCGTACGGCAATCCGAACAGCCGTTTGACCAATCTGGCTGTCACAGGCACCAACGGCAAGAGCACAATCGGATATCTCGTTCGTTCGGTCCTGAATACGGCCGGACTGCCCTGCGGATTAATCGGGACTATCCAGTATGATTTGATCGGCGAAATTCTCGATTCGCCTTTGACTACGCCTGACCCGCTCACCGTAGCGCAAGCCGCGGCCAAAATGGTCGAACATGGCGGACGCTTTATGATGATTGAAGCCAGCAGCCATGCCCTCGACCAGAATCGGCTGGCGGGGATTTCCTTTTCCGCAGCGGCTTTTACCAACTTAACCGGGGACCATTTGGACTATCATAAAACGATGGAGGCCTATCTGGCGGCCAAAACCAAACTCTTCACGGGGCTGCCTATTCACGCGCTGGCGGTGCTGAATGCGGATTCCGATGCCTCTGTTCAAATAGCCGCGAAAATCAATCGCCGCATTTTGTGGTACTCCACGCATAAGGAAGCAGATATTACCGCAGAGATTGAATCCATGGATGCTGTCGGCAGCGAGTTTTATTTGGTGTTCAGAAATATTAAGGAAAAAGTCCAAACTCCCCTGCCGGGTCTTCACAATATCAGCAATCATCTGGCGGCGGCGGGGCTTTGTTTTGCCGTGGGATTGGATGTGTCCACGGTGGCGGCAGGGCTGTCAGCACTTCAGGCGGTTCCAGGACGGCTTGAACCGATTCTTTGCGGACAAGCCCAGGAGGCCGGCATTCGCGTTTTTGTCGATTATGCCCATACGGATGATGCCCTTCGAAACGTTCTGACAACGCTGCGGCCGCTGTGTCGGGGGCGGCTCGTTGTCGTTTTTGGCTGCGGCGGCGACCGGGACAAAACCAAACGTCCCCGAATGGCCCAGGTGGCTCAGGCCCTTGCTGACTGGGTTATCGTCACCAGTGATAATCCGAGGACAGAGGAACCGAATTCGATTATTCAGGATATAGTAAAGGGATTTACGCAGACTTTCAGGACCCAGTCCGTCGTGATTGAGCCCGACAGAAGAAAAGCCATCCGGCTGGCGATTCATGAAGCCAAAGAGGGGGATATTGTCCTAATAGCCGGAAAGGGGCATGAGAATTATCAGATTATCGGAACACAAAAAAGCCACTTCAGCGACCAGGAAGAGGCGTTGCGGGCCTTGAGCGAATTGTAA